Below is a genomic region from Geoglobus acetivorans.
TGCCGCACTGAAAGGGGATCAAAAGTGTGTGGAGGATATGGTGGCAGAATTTGGAAAACGAAGGGATGTGCTGCTAAAAGGTTTGAAAAAACTCGGTTACAGGTTTGCTCCTCCCGATGGGGCATTCTACGTATTCATGGACACGGGAATAAACGGTGAGGAGTTCTCGAAGAGATTTCTTGAGGAGTACTATGTCGCTGTAACGCCCGGCACCGGGTTCGGGAAGAGCTATCCCACATGGGTGAGGGTGAGCTATGCAACATCAAGGGAGAACATAAGGGACATGCTCGTCCGCCTTGAAGAATTTCGAAACGCATATAACTGAAAATTAACTTACGAAGTAACAAAAAATTTTTTAAATCATCTAAAGAAGGAGGATTTGGATGGGTTCAATACTGCTGATAGGAGAGCCTGGCACAGGGAAAACGAGGCTGATCCTCAAGTACATGAAGTATTTTGACAGAGTTCTCTGGATTTCCACAACGGAAAGTGCGCCAACCGTAAGGAGGAAATTCAACAATCACAACTCAAACATCTGGATAGTCGATACGCACACCTGGGATCAGCAGGTGAAGACAACACCCCAGGACATAATCGTCAACAACCCTCTGAACCTTAATGAGGTAAGCATCGCCATTGGTAAGGCTCTCGATAACCTCAAAAAGGACTATTTCGTTGTGTTTGATTCAATATCCGGCTTGCTGCTCTACCATACACCCCAGAAGATTATACACTTCCTCAGAAACATAGTGGTGAGGATGGAGTCAGATGGCAGCTCAGGAATATTCACCCTGGTTAAAAATGCCCATGACGTTCAGACCCAGACATCGATAACGCTCGTATTCCAGAACATAGTCGAACTTGAAAGACAGATAAACAGCGATTCTGTCAGAAGACTGATCAAAATAGTGAGAGCATCCCAGTATGTTGAATCCGAGGTCGGTGAGATGAAAATAACCAAGGATGATGTTGCCATCCCGGACGTTCTTGACCAGTTCATAAAGGCTCAGCTGGGATTGAAGTAATGATGGTCACAATACTGCTGTCATACATCGCGGGAATAGTAAGCATATTCTCACCCTGTGTTCTGCCAATGATTCCTGTAATATTTGCCGGCGCTCTGGGCAACTGGAAGAGGAGCGTTGTTATTGTAATCGGAATGATTCTGTTCTTCATGCTCGCTGGCACAGTGGCTTCGATCCTTGGTAAGGTCAGTTTGGTCAGGTACCTCGCGTACGCGGGACTTTTTGTATTCGGGGTCATTTTGGTGTCTGACGAGCTTTACATGAAGTATTCAGCATTCACATCGAGATTTACCGGAAGGCTCAGAGTCCCTGCAGATTCATTTCTGTTCGGAGCGTTTCTCGGTCTGATATGGTCGCCCTGCATCGGTCCGATAGTCGGAGCATTGCTCGGATTCAATGCAATCTCATCAGGAACGTTTGAGGGCACAATCTCAATGCTATTCTTTGGACTGGGCATAGCAACAGGAATAGCAATCATTCTGAAACTCGGAGAGAGGAGCAAGGTGTTCCTCAAATACGGAGAAAGGATCAGAAAAATCTCAGGTTACATCATCCTCATCTTTCTCGCATTACTGATAAGTGGGGTGTATCTTCAGATAGAGCTTGCTCTCTCAAGACTGATTCCTCTTTAACTCAATCTCCATGAAGTCCCTTGCTATTTCCACGTTCGGAAAGACCCTACGTGCTTCCAGGAGAAGTGGTTCCGTATTTTTGGTGTGTCTCGCACTTATGTGCGTGAGGATCAGCTTCCTGACACCTGCCTCTTTCGCCACCTCAGCAGCCTTGAGGGCAGTAGAGTGCTTTGTGTATTCCGCCCAGTCTGTAAGTTCTGAAGTGAAAGATGAATCATGTATTAGCAGATCAGCATCTCTGGAGATCTCCACAAGCTTTTCGGTTGGTTTCGTGTCACCGGTGTAAACGATTTTCCTTCCCCTGACGATTCCATCCGTAACCATTTCCGGAGAGATCATTTTCCCCTGGAAAAAGACAGTCTCACCGCTCGCCAGCTTTTTGTAAAGGGGTCCGGGAGGAATTCCCAGTTCCCTGGCCTTTTCTGGAGAGAACCTGAGGAAGCTATCCTCAATTACAGCATACCCCACGCTGCTGACAATGTGGTCGGTTTTAAATGCTACAACCCTGAAATCGCCAAATCTCACCACATCTCCGTCTTTAAGACCGGTTACAACTATCCTAAAATCCAGATTGTCATATCCAAATTCCCTGAAGAGCTTTCTAAGAAAATCGGGCTCCGGACAGTAGATGTACAGGGGTTTTTCTCTCCCGTTAAGACTCATTGACTCAATCAGGCCAAAAAGACCGATGAAGTGATCCGTGTGCATGTGGGTTATGAAGACGGAACTGATCGAAAAACCGGTTTTAGCAATCATCATCTGCCTCTGGGTGCCTTCACCACAGTCAAAGAGGAACCTCTCTCCCCCAAACTGGACAAAAATGGATGAAGTATTCCTTTCGGGAGTGGGGACCGTGCCTGAGGTCCCGAGAAAAGTGATTTTAAAATCCATAAAAATTAGCTTTCAAGTACTATCTCAATGTTCACGTCTTTTGGAACCTGGATCCTCATTATCTGTCTCAGCGCCCTCTCGTCCGCTGCGATGTCAATCAACCTCTTGTGAACCCGCATCTCCCAGTGATCCCATGTTTCACTGCCTTCACCATCAGGGCTCTTTCTTACAGGAACCACAAGCCTCTTTGTTGGCAGAGGTATTGGTCCACTGATTTCCACGCCTGTCTTTACTGCAATTTCTTTTATCTGAGAGCAGATTCTGTCCAGATCTTTGGGGTTGAGACCAGAAAGCCTAATCCTTGCCTTGTAACCCTTTATTGCCATAACACTTCACCCAAAAAAAGAAAAAATGGGTTTAGCCTCTTGGCGTAACGTCGAGAACCATTCCTGCAGCAACGGTCATACCCATATCTCTGACGGCAAATCTGCCGAGTGGTGGTATGTCCTTGACCTTCTCGATGACCATTGGTCTTGTGGGCTGAAGCTTGACGATTGCTGCATCTCCGGTCTTGAGGAACTGTGGGTTCTCCTCCTTGGCCTGACCGGTTCTCGGATCGAGCTTCTTCTGCAGTTCAACGAACTGGCAGGCTACCTGTGCTGTGTGAGCGTGAACGACAGGTGTGTAACCAACGGTAATCGCCGTTGGGTGCTGCAGAACAACGATCTGTGCCGTGAAGTCCCTGACAACCGTAGGTGGATTGTCCGGGTGACCTGCAACATCTCCTCTCCTGACATCGTTCTTGCTGACACCTCTCACGTTGAAACCGATGTTGTCACCGGGCTCTGCCTGCGGGATTGACTCGTGGTGCATCTCAATGCTCTTAACTTCTCCAGTTACACCAGCAGGATTGAAGATAACCTTGTCTCCAACCTTCAGAATACCGCTCTCAACTCTGCCAACCGGAACAGTTCCAACACCGCTGATTGAGTAAACGTCCTGAATCGGAATTCTGAGTGGCTTGTCTACGAGCTTCTCTGGTGGCTTGAGTGCGTCAAGTGCCTCAAACACGGTTGGACCATTGTACCAGGTCGTTCTCTCACTCTTCTTAAGGATGTTGTCTCCATTGTAAGCAGATGTCGGAATGAACGGAATCTCGTCGACCTTAAATCCAACCATCTTGAGGATCTTCGATACTGCCTCCTTACACTTATCATACTCTTCCTGCTTGTAGTCCACTCTGTCCATCTTGTTGATGAGCACGATTATCTGGTTGATACCGAGTGTTCTTGAAAGGAACACGTGCTCCTTGGTCTGTGCCTGTACGCAGTCAACAACATCGACAACGAGAACAGCTGCATCAGCCTGTGATGCACCAGTGATCATGTTCTTGATGAAGTCCCTGTGACCTGGTGCGTCGATAATTGTGATCTCGTACTTGTTTGTCTTGAACTTCCTGTGAGCGACATCGATTGTAATACCTCTTTCTCTCTCTTCCTTGAGCTTGTCCATAACCCATGCAAACTCGAATGTTGCCTTACCCTTCTCCTGTGCCTCCTTCCTGTACTTCTCTATAATGTGCTCTGGGATCTCTCCAGCCTCGTAAAGAAGCCTTCCAACCATTGTTGACTTTCCGTGGTCCACATGCCCTATAATTACGACGTTGATGTGTTCCAACTCCTTTGCCATATATTCCACCTCCTTCTCAGAACAAAAAAATTAGAGGGTTTATAAAACTTTCACCCGATGAAGTCCTCGGGCTTTGGAATCTCAAGCTTTAATCCCTTCCTCTGTCTCACTTCCATCACAAACTGTTCAAACAGATTCTGAGGTACCTGCTCGAATCCTGCGAATTCAACACTCCAGATTGCCTTTCCGGACGTTGCGCCTCTTATTGCACCTGCGAATCCGAACATCTCCTTAACCGGAACCTTGGCTATGACGGTAACAGCATCTCCCTCAGAGTTGATTTCCAGTATAACACCCCTCCTTCCCTGAATCTCTCTTGTCACTGCACCCATCATTTCCTGCGGGACGGTAACGTACACCTTCTGATATGGCTCAAGCAGAGCTGGTTTTGCCTGAAGCATCGCAGCAAATATCGCTGACCTCACAGCAGGAATTACCTGTGCAGGTCCTCTGTGCACCGCATCCTCGTGCAGCTTACAGTCAACGAGCTTGACCTTCAGCCCGTAAACAGGCTCCCTTGCAACCGGTCCAGCGTTAATTGCCTCCCTGAAACCTTCAAGAATCAATTCCATCGTCTCGTTCAGGTACTGAATACCTTTAGTAACATCCACAAAGATGTTTCCGCTGTAATACTCCTGAACACCAGCAGCTTCGTCTCCAGGAAGACCGGCCTCCTCAAGAAGCTTCCTCCTCTCCTTCTTGTCCATCTTCAGGTCCACTTCACCTTCCTTGAACTTCTCTATTACACCCTCTGGACACGGTTCAACAACTATGTAGAACCTGTTGTGCCTGTTCGGCGACTTGCCCTCCACCACAGGAGATGTCGTGTTGACCGTCTCCCTGAAAACAACGATTGGTGGAGACGTCTTAACCTCAAGCCCGAAGTCTCTTCTTATTCTCTCAACCTTAACCTCAAGATGAAGCTCACCCATTCCGCTGATGAGGTGCTCTCCAGTCTCCTCATTAAGTGTAACATGCAGGGTGGGGTCTTCTTTCGCAAGCTTTCTCAGCACTTCAATGAGCTTCGGCAGGTCTCTCGGGTTCTTGGCCTCGATGGCCATTGTAACGACTGGTTCGCTGAAGTGCTTTATGCTTTCAAATGGTTCCATGTTTTCAACTGTTGAGCATGTCGATCCTGCGGATGCATCCTTCAGCCCAACCAGAGCTACGATGTTGCCTGCAGGAATCTCCTCCACTTCAACCCTCTTTGGACCCATGAAGAGTCCGACGGTCTGGGCTCTGTTCTTCGTTTTCTTATCAAGAATGTACAGCTCAGTGCCGGGCTTGAGCGTACCGCTGAAAAGCCTTCCAACGGCAATTTCTCCGGCATGAGGGTCGTTGACGATCTTCGTGATCATGAGCGCAACTGGTCCTTTTGGATCGCAGTTGAGCATCGCCTTGCCAACGTTCGATTCAAGATCACCCTTCCAGATCGTTGGAATTCTCCTCTTCTGTGCTTCTGTGGGTGGTGGGAGATGTCTGATGACCATATCCAGCACTACCTTGAACAGCGGTGTTTTCTTTGCAAGCGTTTTCGAATCATCACTCTTGAGATAGTCATAAACCTCCTTGAAACCCACACCCGTTTCCTTCATTGAGGGGACACTTACAGCCCAGTTGTAGAGAGCAGAACCAAAGGCAACACTTCCATCGGAAACATCAAGTTTCCATTCGTCGTATTTGTCGGGCCTGACGGCCTTTATGAATTTGTTCACATCCGCTATGACCTTGATAAACCTCTTCTGCATCTCCTCGGGAGTAACCTCAAGCTCCCTTATCAGCCTGTCAACCTTGTTTACGAACAGAACTGGCTTGACGTTCTCCCTGAGAGCCTGTCTCAGAACTGTCTCGGTCTGTGGCATTATTCCCTCGACAGCATCCACGACAACAATCACACCATCGACGGCTCTCATTGCTCTCGTAACTTCTCCCCCGAAGTCAACATGCCCGGGAGTATCAATCAGGTTGATCAGGTAATCCTCACCGCCGTATTCATGCACCATGGATACGCTCGCAGAGTTGATTGTAATACCCCTCTCCTGCTCCTGTGAGTCAAAGTCGAGGTAAAGCTGTCTTCCAGCAAGTTCTTCGCTAATCATTCCGGCTCCGGCAAGAAGATTATCGGAAAGGGTTGTTTTTCCGTGGTCAATGTGAGCCACAATACCCATGTTTCTTATTCTCTCAGGCTTGTACATCAGGTCTTTTATCTTGTCAACCATTTTTTTCGCTCTTGTCATCTACATCACCTTGCAGACTTGGCAACTCTTTCAATTTCCTCCTTCTTGGCAACTGCATAGCTTCTGCTCTCGTTATTCGCAGCAGCAATCAGTTCATCCGCAAGACAGGCTGCTATGCTCCTCTTGGACTTGAAGGCAGCCCTCCTTGCACCTTCAGCAATATTCCTCAGAGCAATATCAACTCTTCTGGAACTTGAGGTATCGACCGATTTCGGCACGGCGATACCACCATACTTCAGCCTGACAACCTCTTCTCTCGGTCCGGCATTAATAATCGCATCAACAAGGACCTGAATCGGGTTCTTCTTGGTCTTCTTTGCAACAATTTCAAACGCCTCTTTAACAATGCTGTAAGCAAGCATTTTCTTCCCGGTGTTGTGTTCCTTCCTCATC
It encodes:
- the tuf gene encoding translation elongation factor EF-1 subunit alpha; the encoded protein is MAKELEHINVVIIGHVDHGKSTMVGRLLYEAGEIPEHIIEKYRKEAQEKGKATFEFAWVMDKLKEERERGITIDVAHRKFKTNKYEITIIDAPGHRDFIKNMITGASQADAAVLVVDVVDCVQAQTKEHVFLSRTLGINQIIVLINKMDRVDYKQEEYDKCKEAVSKILKMVGFKVDEIPFIPTSAYNGDNILKKSERTTWYNGPTVFEALDALKPPEKLVDKPLRIPIQDVYSISGVGTVPVGRVESGILKVGDKVIFNPAGVTGEVKSIEMHHESIPQAEPGDNIGFNVRGVSKNDVRRGDVAGHPDNPPTVVRDFTAQIVVLQHPTAITVGYTPVVHAHTAQVACQFVELQKKLDPRTGQAKEENPQFLKTGDAAIVKLQPTRPMVIEKVKDIPPLGRFAVRDMGMTVAAGMVLDVTPRG
- the rpsJ gene encoding 30S ribosomal protein S10, with the protein product MAIKGYKARIRLSGLNPKDLDRICSQIKEIAVKTGVEISGPIPLPTKRLVVPVRKSPDGEGSETWDHWEMRVHKRLIDIAADERALRQIMRIQVPKDVNIEIVLES
- a CDS encoding cytochrome c biogenesis CcdA family protein; protein product: MMVTILLSYIAGIVSIFSPCVLPMIPVIFAGALGNWKRSVVIVIGMILFFMLAGTVASILGKVSLVRYLAYAGLFVFGVILVSDELYMKYSAFTSRFTGRLRVPADSFLFGAFLGLIWSPCIGPIVGALLGFNAISSGTFEGTISMLFFGLGIATGIAIILKLGERSKVFLKYGERIRKISGYIILIFLALLISGVYLQIELALSRLIPL
- a CDS encoding RAD55 family ATPase — protein: MGSILLIGEPGTGKTRLILKYMKYFDRVLWISTTESAPTVRRKFNNHNSNIWIVDTHTWDQQVKTTPQDIIVNNPLNLNEVSIAIGKALDNLKKDYFVVFDSISGLLLYHTPQKIIHFLRNIVVRMESDGSSGIFTLVKNAHDVQTQTSITLVFQNIVELERQINSDSVRRLIKIVRASQYVESEVGEMKITKDDVAIPDVLDQFIKAQLGLK
- the rpsG gene encoding 30S ribosomal protein S7, whose amino-acid sequence is MKYGLTNEDLLVFGKYDASEVEVSDPALKNYINLNPKVVPHTHGRHANTPFAKQNVFIVERLINKVMRKEHNTGKKMLAYSIVKEAFEIVAKKTKKNPIQVLVDAIINAGPREEVVRLKYGGIAVPKSVDTSSSRRVDIALRNIAEGARRAAFKSKRSIAACLADELIAAANNESRSYAVAKKEEIERVAKSAR
- a CDS encoding ribonuclease Z yields the protein MDFKITFLGTSGTVPTPERNTSSIFVQFGGERFLFDCGEGTQRQMMIAKTGFSISSVFITHMHTDHFIGLFGLIESMSLNGREKPLYIYCPEPDFLRKLFREFGYDNLDFRIVVTGLKDGDVVRFGDFRVVAFKTDHIVSSVGYAVIEDSFLRFSPEKARELGIPPGPLYKKLASGETVFFQGKMISPEMVTDGIVRGRKIVYTGDTKPTEKLVEISRDADLLIHDSSFTSELTDWAEYTKHSTALKAAEVAKEAGVRKLILTHISARHTKNTEPLLLEARRVFPNVEIARDFMEIELKRNQS
- a CDS encoding elongation factor EF-2, whose protein sequence is MTRAKKMVDKIKDLMYKPERIRNMGIVAHIDHGKTTLSDNLLAGAGMISEELAGRQLYLDFDSQEQERGITINSASVSMVHEYGGEDYLINLIDTPGHVDFGGEVTRAMRAVDGVIVVVDAVEGIMPQTETVLRQALRENVKPVLFVNKVDRLIRELEVTPEEMQKRFIKVIADVNKFIKAVRPDKYDEWKLDVSDGSVAFGSALYNWAVSVPSMKETGVGFKEVYDYLKSDDSKTLAKKTPLFKVVLDMVIRHLPPPTEAQKRRIPTIWKGDLESNVGKAMLNCDPKGPVALMITKIVNDPHAGEIAVGRLFSGTLKPGTELYILDKKTKNRAQTVGLFMGPKRVEVEEIPAGNIVALVGLKDASAGSTCSTVENMEPFESIKHFSEPVVTMAIEAKNPRDLPKLIEVLRKLAKEDPTLHVTLNEETGEHLISGMGELHLEVKVERIRRDFGLEVKTSPPIVVFRETVNTTSPVVEGKSPNRHNRFYIVVEPCPEGVIEKFKEGEVDLKMDKKERRKLLEEAGLPGDEAAGVQEYYSGNIFVDVTKGIQYLNETMELILEGFREAINAGPVAREPVYGLKVKLVDCKLHEDAVHRGPAQVIPAVRSAIFAAMLQAKPALLEPYQKVYVTVPQEMMGAVTREIQGRRGVILEINSEGDAVTVIAKVPVKEMFGFAGAIRGATSGKAIWSVEFAGFEQVPQNLFEQFVMEVRQRKGLKLEIPKPEDFIG